From Nitratidesulfovibrio sp.:
CCCTTCGGGGCGGCCCTTTGCGTGCCCCAGGGCAACGGATGACAGGCCAGCCGCCATGGCCCCGTGCCTTGCGCTTGACGCCGGGCGCGGCCCCGTCTAGGGCATGAAGCACCACGCGGCACCCCTTCCCGCGCACATTTCCGCCACCAGGCGCAAAAGAGGTTTCCATGGCCAACCAAGAAGAAGACGACGGCTACGACTACCTGTTCGAGGCAGCCTACGAGGCGCTGGAAGAAAGCGGCTTCACCGGCCTTCTGGTGAGCGGCTACGAGGACATGCCCGAACCCGCCCCGGTGGAAGGGCACATGCCCGACCTGACCGCCACCAACGCCAAGGGCGTGGCCTGCATCTTCGAGATCTGCCCGCGCGAGGCATTCGCCACACAGGAACTGGCGGAACGGCTGCTGGCCTTCGCCCGCCACGCGGAAGCCATCAAGGGCCATCTGGTACTCATCGTGCCCGAAGGCGAAGAGGACGTGGCCTGGGCCTTCCTGTCCGAGCACGCCATACCCGAGGACCGCCTGGACGTCTGGGAAGCGTAGGATCGGCCTGGCCCCTTACCCCCCTATCCCCGGTCGCGCACGTCGCACCGCCACGAACACAGCGGGGCGCAGCAGCCAAGGCCCTGGCGCAGTTCCGTCAGGTCCGGACCGGACGTGTATGGGCCGAACGTGGCTGGGCCTGACGTATTTGGGCCGGACGGGTCTGGACCAGGCATATCCGGTGACAGGGCTGATGCCGCGCGGGGCGGCGCCATGAGCAGGCACAGATAACGACCGCGCGCGGCGTCCCAGAGCAGTTCCGGGCAACGCGGCAGGTAGCCGTGCAGCCGGTGCGAAACCTGGCACTGGTCGGACAGGCAGCACCAGCCGCAGCCCACGCAGGGCGTATGGGACATGAAGGCACCGTGAACAGCTTCGCGGGCAAGCCGTCCCCCAGTTGGCGAACAGGCTGCGGGGGTGGCTCCGGGCCGCGCGGGTTCCTTGCCCCTTTCGGAGCAGGCACGGTCTGGGGAGGGGATTGTGCGGCACCGTACACCCCGGCGGGGGGCATGGCAAACCGCGCATCCTGCTGCAACCCGCCCCGGCTGTGGCTGTGCCGTCGCACCGCCCGCCCGGGGCTCTCCGGGGCGGTTGCATGCCGTTACCATTTGCCCCTTGCCATCCGCCCCCGGCGGTTCTAGAAGGCATCCAGCCAGAACCGTCCGCAACCCGGCAAGAACCGTCCGCAACCCAGCAAGAACCATTCGCAACCCGGCAAGAACCGCCCGCAGTCCTGCAAAGCCCGCTCCCCAACCCCGGTACCTCCGCCGAAACGCCACCCATGCCGCGCCGCTCCCGCCTGTTCCGTCTCCTTGTCCTGCCAGCCCTGCTGGCGGTGGTGCTGCTGGCCCATCCCCCCTTGCGCCACGGCCTGGTGGGCCTGGCCCGCTATGCCAAGGCCCGGCTGTACGACTACCGCCTGTTCGACGATTCCGACCTGGTCACCGATGTCTCCGCCCGCGAGTCGGTGCCCCTGGAACGCCTGGCCGACGGCAATACCCTGTACGTGCTGGTCATGGGGCAATCCAACGCCGCCAACGAGGTGGATACCCCCCTGCCCTCCGATGAACTGGAAAACGTGTTCATCGAGTATGACGGCACCCTGTACCCCGCCGAGGATCCCATGCTGGGCGGCACGGGCGAGCGGGGCTCGGTGTGGTCGCGCTTCGCGCGGCTGGCCCTGGCCACGGGCCGCTGGCGGTACGTGGTGCTGTCGGTCATCGCCGAGGGCGGCTCGCCGCTGTCCTACTGGCTGCCCGGCGGCCCGGTGCGCCCCAAGCTGGAGGAACGGCTGCGGGCCATCCAGCAATTGCCCATCCGGCCGGACTACGTGTTCTGGTTCCACGGCGAATCGGACGCCCTCAATTCCCTGCCGCGCCTGCTGTACAAGTACGATTTCCTCGACCTCGTGGGCACCCTGCGCACCTTCGGCATCGACAACCCGGTGCTGGTCTCGCAAACCTCGCTGTGCCGCCGCTTCGGCAGCGAATCGGTGCGCCAGGCGCAGCAGGAACTGGCCCTCCAGGTGCCCAACGTGACCCTGGGGCCGGACACCGACGAGGTGGGCCTGCCCTTCCGTCGCGACGGATGCCACTTCACCGACGCGGGCGGCGACATCGTGGCCGGGCTGTGGATGGACGCCATGCTCGACGCCGAGCAGTCCGCCGAATAGCCCGCGCCGCTTCCTGCCCGCGCTCACGTCCTGCCCGCTCCTTCCTGTCAGCCCCCCTTCGCCCCGCGCCCACCGTTTCCCGTCGGCCCGGCACTTCGTCATGGCCAGCGGACGCCCCCCGCATCCAGATTCAAAAAGTCAGTATTGCCGGAACGTTCTGCAATAACTTCTTTCGCCGTTCAACCAATGCGATTGGCTGCCCAGACAGTTTTACCCCCACCACGCGCAGACCCCCGGTTTTCGCCGTTTGGCCCGGTTTTTTGCGCGGCGCCGCATGGCCCTCCGGCGAAGCGCAAATATTTCCACGTGAATTTCCAAACATGGTAGCGGTTACTGACATTGGGTGATATACGGATGATAGACCATTAGTCTGTTCGATACGCGAACCTGCCCACGCCCCTCGCCGGGCGGGCCTTTTTGCGTCGGCTCCCGTCTGGATGACGGGGGGGGTGGCGGAGGCGAAGGGGAGTGACGGTGTCAGGACGTGGTCCGTGACGCCGGTCATGTTCATCGGCGACGGAATCGGGCATGCAGGCAGCGGCAGGCCCCGCACCGCCGCAGACCGACGCCGCCGGGCCTTTTTCGACAGCGATTGGGGGCACGACACGCGTGAAATGCCAATCGTAGCATTGGGATCTGATCGGTAACACCAATTTTACAAACGTAACACCGTGAGGTAACCCACCAGAACTCCACTTCCTCCGCGTTTCCGTCCTCCATCGACGGGCAAACGCCAACCCGGCGGACACGGTCGCCGCCGGCGCGCACCGCATGTCAGGCGCTCCTGACATGGCATGCGCACGCAACGGGCATTCCAATGCCGCGGCCGCGCCGCGGTTTCACTGGTTTCCGGAGGTGACCGATGGTTTTCGACATCCTGCATCTTGCTATCATTCTCTTCCTCATCGCGGGGCTCGCGTTCGCGGGCGGCCCGCTCATCCTCGCCCTGCTCGTGGCTCCACGGGCGCGCGGCGGCGACCTGGGCATGTCCTACGAATGCGGCATGCGCCCCCATGGTAACGCCTGGACCCGCTTCGGCATCAACTACTACGTCTACGCCCTGCTGTTCATCGCCTTCGACGTGGACGTGCTGTACCTGTTCCCCGCCGCCGCCCACTACCACACCACCGTGGGCTG
This genomic window contains:
- a CDS encoding sialate O-acetylesterase, which produces MPRRSRLFRLLVLPALLAVVLLAHPPLRHGLVGLARYAKARLYDYRLFDDSDLVTDVSARESVPLERLADGNTLYVLVMGQSNAANEVDTPLPSDELENVFIEYDGTLYPAEDPMLGGTGERGSVWSRFARLALATGRWRYVVLSVIAEGGSPLSYWLPGGPVRPKLEERLRAIQQLPIRPDYVFWFHGESDALNSLPRLLYKYDFLDLVGTLRTFGIDNPVLVSQTSLCRRFGSESVRQAQQELALQVPNVTLGPDTDEVGLPFRRDGCHFTDAGGDIVAGLWMDAMLDAEQSAE
- a CDS encoding NADH-quinone oxidoreductase subunit A, whose translation is MVFDILHLAIILFLIAGLAFAGGPLILALLVAPRARGGDLGMSYECGMRPHGNAWTRFGINYYVYALLFIAFDVDVLYLFPAAAHYHTTVGWAAFVEICVFLFFLVLALVYFRAKGVFTWPRKIAL